One window of the Paenibacillus beijingensis genome contains the following:
- the pelG gene encoding exopolysaccharide Pel transporter PelG: MAGIGFELRKLYRSDSLFGQLRAYGYSSMTVVGPMVLCMIMVIAINFLLTRAGGSYADKELFLVTVVYAFIFSVLITGGLSMTLSRFMADMLFKKQPEHLLSSYYGSSALCLPLGLLVAWLFLHGVQAPAGYKMAALLLFSELIVLWLQAVLLTVLKDYKRITRSFLIGALAGIACAWLLAEFTPWKTAAGMLAAMDIGFFPVILLTSIHLEKNLPPRDCRLYFSFLAYVRRYPSLMMIGTFFYAGVYVHSFVYWLGPMNEAIAGGYRISPFYDTPVFYAYLTVLPTLVTFVVVVETTFYEKFKQYYTLILTGGTIADLASARKEMQQTLMREIAFIMEVQLIFSVISVALGFQLLPMIGFSTGQLQIYMVLVLSYYLFIIAFVIMLLLLYFDDRKGVLMISSSFVILNAALSAWTMHAEAHGFGMLAASMAALCASLARIVWYAERIDYHTFCAQPISTLPRPSALSRRKLPKSPMTMLLLLALAVLLGACTNDSATNETLEATEAEKPPQTAVTPDKLVEDKRLYESDQDNSITAFYVTVLPDESGGPNPFDWYRLNSMEGGEYEGTLKAVVQEGSPDGSGPAADGYGYSAKEANATIGLRGNSTRYSAQRSYKIKLDDQGGLWRGQRTLNLNKHSPDPSRVRNKLSFDLFETIPDMAGLRTQFIRLFVKDLSDSRGSAGTGFQDYGLFTHVEQPNKRFLRTHRLDPYGYLYKAEMFEFLRYPDELKAHDDPAYNKAKFETRLSIEGYGEHQKLLGMLDDVNNLSIPINQVMEKHFDLDNYLTWVASNILMDNMDTSSHNFLIYSPLNSNKWYFLPWDYDGGWELERLKGRLSPYATGISYYWGVKLHNRFFRSEENVRLLEAKMNELYQSYINETTVSRLLSRYAPVVQPVMKNYPDIGFLPIQFGRMDEQYRQIASTPARSMQRFKEDLLRPKPFFLGDILQKGDTVTFPWERSFDLQGDDLVYEWTLAKDPAITSVVKRQTTSGTAVQLKSLQPGTYYWKVTVSDGNGHSQIAFDTHVDIEGTKYFGVREVKVN; encoded by the coding sequence ATGGCGGGAATCGGCTTCGAATTAAGAAAGTTATACCGCTCCGACAGTTTGTTCGGGCAGCTCCGGGCTTACGGCTACTCATCGATGACCGTCGTCGGTCCGATGGTTCTTTGCATGATTATGGTGATCGCCATCAACTTTCTGCTGACCCGCGCCGGAGGAAGCTATGCGGACAAAGAGCTGTTCCTGGTGACGGTCGTCTACGCTTTCATTTTTTCCGTCCTTATAACCGGCGGCCTGTCGATGACGCTGAGCCGCTTTATGGCGGATATGCTCTTTAAAAAACAGCCTGAGCATTTGCTGTCTTCCTATTACGGCTCGTCCGCCCTTTGCCTGCCGCTCGGCCTGCTGGTTGCTTGGCTGTTCCTGCACGGGGTGCAGGCACCCGCCGGCTATAAGATGGCCGCTCTGCTGCTGTTCAGCGAGCTGATTGTCCTCTGGCTGCAGGCCGTGCTCCTGACCGTGCTGAAGGACTACAAGCGCATTACGCGCAGCTTTCTCATCGGAGCGCTGGCAGGCATCGCCTGTGCCTGGCTGCTGGCCGAGTTTACGCCCTGGAAGACAGCGGCCGGCATGCTTGCTGCCATGGATATCGGCTTTTTTCCGGTCATTCTGCTGACAAGCATCCATCTCGAGAAGAATCTGCCGCCTCGCGACTGCCGCCTTTATTTCAGCTTTCTGGCTTATGTCCGCCGGTACCCTTCCTTGATGATGATTGGCACCTTTTTCTACGCCGGCGTCTATGTGCACAGCTTTGTATACTGGCTGGGACCGATGAATGAAGCGATCGCCGGCGGTTACCGGATCTCTCCCTTTTACGATACGCCGGTGTTCTATGCTTATCTTACGGTGCTGCCGACGCTGGTTACGTTTGTCGTGGTGGTGGAGACGACATTTTATGAGAAATTTAAACAGTATTACACCTTGATCCTGACCGGAGGCACCATTGCGGACCTTGCTTCCGCCCGCAAGGAAATGCAGCAAACGCTTATGCGGGAGATTGCCTTCATTATGGAGGTGCAGTTAATTTTCTCGGTTATTTCCGTAGCCCTTGGCTTTCAGCTGCTGCCGATGATCGGATTCTCCACCGGGCAGCTGCAAATCTATATGGTGCTCGTACTCAGCTATTATCTGTTTATCATCGCTTTTGTCATTATGCTTCTACTTCTTTACTTCGACGACCGGAAAGGTGTTCTTATGATCAGCAGTTCATTTGTTATATTAAACGCCGCCCTAAGCGCATGGACGATGCATGCGGAGGCTCATGGCTTCGGCATGCTCGCCGCCTCGATGGCCGCGCTTTGCGCCTCGCTCGCAAGAATCGTCTGGTATGCCGAGCGGATCGATTACCATACTTTCTGTGCGCAGCCTATTTCAACACTGCCACGGCCTTCCGCCCTCTCGCGCCGCAAGCTGCCCAAATCGCCAATGACCATGCTGCTGTTGCTGGCATTGGCCGTGCTTCTCGGCGCTTGTACCAACGACTCTGCGACGAATGAAACCTTGGAAGCGACAGAAGCGGAAAAGCCGCCGCAAACCGCCGTTACGCCGGACAAGCTGGTGGAGGACAAGCGGCTTTATGAGAGCGATCAGGACAACTCGATCACCGCTTTCTATGTGACGGTTCTCCCCGATGAAAGCGGCGGGCCGAATCCGTTCGACTGGTATCGGCTTAACAGTATGGAAGGCGGGGAATATGAAGGAACGCTGAAGGCGGTCGTGCAGGAGGGCTCGCCGGATGGCAGCGGCCCTGCCGCGGATGGTTACGGCTACAGCGCAAAGGAAGCCAATGCCACCATCGGTCTGCGCGGGAACTCCACCCGCTACTCAGCGCAACGGTCCTATAAAATCAAGCTCGATGACCAGGGCGGTCTTTGGCGCGGCCAGCGAACGCTTAACTTGAACAAGCATTCTCCCGATCCTTCGCGTGTGCGCAATAAACTGAGCTTCGACCTGTTCGAAACGATCCCGGATATGGCCGGTTTGCGCACCCAGTTTATCCGTCTGTTCGTCAAGGATTTGAGCGACAGCCGGGGTTCCGCCGGCACAGGCTTTCAGGACTACGGGCTGTTCACTCATGTCGAGCAGCCGAACAAACGGTTTCTTCGCACCCATCGGCTTGACCCGTACGGCTATCTGTACAAGGCCGAAATGTTCGAGTTTCTGCGTTATCCGGACGAGCTGAAGGCACATGACGATCCTGCCTACAATAAGGCCAAGTTCGAAACGAGGCTGTCCATCGAAGGTTATGGAGAGCATCAGAAGCTGCTCGGGATGCTGGATGATGTCAATAATCTCTCGATCCCGATTAACCAGGTGATGGAGAAGCATTTTGATCTGGACAACTATTTGACTTGGGTCGCTTCCAACATACTGATGGACAATATGGATACGAGTTCGCATAACTTCCTTATCTATTCGCCTTTAAACTCCAATAAGTGGTACTTTCTGCCGTGGGATTATGACGGAGGATGGGAACTCGAGAGATTGAAGGGAAGATTAAGCCCTTATGCAACCGGGATCAGCTATTATTGGGGGGTCAAGCTGCACAACCGCTTCTTCCGCAGCGAAGAGAATGTCAGACTGCTTGAAGCGAAGATGAATGAGCTTTATCAATCTTATATTAATGAAACAACGGTTTCCAGGCTGCTGTCCCGGTATGCCCCCGTTGTCCAGCCTGTCATGAAGAATTATCCCGATATCGGCTTCTTGCCGATTCAATTCGGCCGGATGGATGAGCAATACCGGCAAATCGCCTCCACGCCGGCGCGTTCCATGCAGCGGTTCAAGGAGGATTTGCTCCGGCCCAAACCGTTCTTCCTCGGCGATATTCTGCAGAAGGGAGACACGGTTACGTTTCCATGGGAGCGTTCCTTCGACCTGCAGGGAGACGATCTCGTTTACGAGTGGACACTCGCAAAGGATCCCGCCATTACGTCCGTCGTCAAGCGGCAGACGACTAGCGGAACCGCCGTTCAGCTGAAATCGCTCCAGCCGGGAACTTATTATTGGAAGGTTACCGTCAGCGACGGCAACGGACACAGCCAGATTGCCTTTGACACGCATGTGGATATCGAGGGGACTAAATATTTCGGTGTACGGGAAGTGAAGGTGAACTAG
- the pelF gene encoding GT4 family glycosyltransferase PelF: MRICLIAEGSYPYVTGGVSSWIHSLTQNLPEHEFIMFAIGAEEKQRGKFKYKLPSNLTEVHEIFLDGYLHEQRSKRHRFRPNAREQESLRSLISGDGPVDWPGIFDLLRLNKQLSAADIMMSEHFFDLVVELCEQRYTRVPFTEMFWTVRSMMLPLFLTIRSAIPEADLYHSVSTGYAGVIGALAKHLYNKPFLLTEHGIYSREREEEIIKADWVLGYFKDLWIEYFYHLSEAAYTMSDQVISLFERNRAIQVEIGCDANKIRIIPNGVKMADETPSPAEREDAQVRIGAIVRLVPIKDIKTMINSFALVKRQIPAAELYIMGPSEEDETYSEECRQLVRNLGVRDIHFTGQVNVQEYLPRMDIILLSSISEGMPFAVLEAMAAGKPCVTTDVGSCRELLYGVSDHFGQAGVVVPVMHYDQMAAAVISLCKSRALREEMGRNGYKRVRARYTHEQFIRDYRGLYQQYEEAAAWRESASN, from the coding sequence ATGAGAATTTGTCTGATTGCCGAAGGTTCTTATCCGTACGTCACCGGCGGGGTATCGAGCTGGATCCACTCGCTTACCCAAAATTTGCCGGAGCATGAGTTTATTATGTTTGCCATCGGCGCGGAGGAAAAGCAGCGCGGCAAGTTTAAATACAAGCTGCCTTCCAACCTGACGGAGGTGCACGAAATTTTTTTGGACGGTTACCTGCATGAGCAGCGCAGCAAACGGCACCGGTTTCGGCCGAACGCCCGTGAGCAGGAATCGCTCCGTTCGCTGATCAGCGGAGACGGACCGGTGGATTGGCCCGGGATTTTTGACCTTTTGCGCTTGAACAAGCAGCTTTCCGCCGCCGATATTATGATGAGCGAGCATTTTTTCGACCTTGTGGTCGAACTGTGCGAGCAGCGGTACACACGGGTTCCTTTTACCGAAATGTTCTGGACCGTCCGCTCCATGATGCTGCCGCTCTTTCTTACGATCCGCAGCGCCATTCCGGAGGCCGACCTGTACCATAGCGTTTCGACCGGCTATGCCGGCGTCATCGGAGCGCTAGCCAAACATCTGTACAACAAGCCGTTTCTGCTCACCGAACACGGCATTTACTCCCGGGAACGGGAGGAGGAAATCATTAAGGCCGATTGGGTGCTCGGTTATTTCAAGGATCTGTGGATCGAGTATTTCTACCATTTATCTGAAGCGGCTTATACGATGAGCGATCAAGTGATTTCGCTGTTCGAGCGCAATCGCGCCATCCAGGTTGAAATCGGCTGCGACGCGAATAAAATACGGATTATTCCGAACGGGGTGAAAATGGCGGACGAAACGCCTTCGCCCGCGGAGCGGGAGGATGCGCAGGTGCGGATCGGCGCCATTGTGCGGCTTGTGCCCATCAAGGACATCAAGACGATGATCAACAGCTTTGCGCTCGTCAAACGCCAAATCCCAGCGGCCGAGTTATATATTATGGGACCATCCGAGGAAGACGAGACGTATTCCGAGGAATGCAGGCAGCTCGTCCGGAACCTTGGCGTCCGCGATATTCACTTCACGGGCCAGGTCAATGTTCAGGAGTACCTTCCGCGGATGGATATCATTTTGTTGTCCAGCATCAGCGAAGGGATGCCTTTTGCCGTACTGGAGGCGATGGCGGCCGGCAAGCCCTGCGTCACGACCGACGTCGGCAGCTGCCGGGAATTGCTGTACGGCGTGAGCGATCACTTCGGTCAAGCCGGAGTGGTCGTCCCGGTGATGCACTATGACCAGATGGCCGCAGCCGTCATCTCGCTCTGCAAAAGCCGCGCGCTGCGGGAAGAAATGGGACGAAACGGCTATAAGCGGGTGCGGGCCCGGTATACGCATGAGCAATTTATCCGTGACTACCGCGGGTTGTACCAACAGTATGAGGAGGCGGCAGCATGGCGGGAATCGGCTTCGAATTAA
- a CDS encoding DUF2194 domain-containing protein, which translates to MAREKIRLNPSIYMIIGGIAVIAVVLLLTQSSFFQKFGNQNDNRDLAQRMRAAASAGIPQPGGSPFCLVYNGSDAFSSKVNGQASRVLGYMKKPVQMTDIRKAGADYRGCQAVIISLESLRLIGDINRLASYVEQGGSVLLTIVPEPDDAYYLLSRKLGILDTGNWVSKTGIRLYDNVIIGQSGLHIDDDFITNTVLQVELDSDSHIHAATSDGTPLLWSRRYGSGSFTVFNGTMLQEKINRGLLAGAISMLQPDFIYPVFNAKVMYIDDFPAPLPAKTELDISPRYKGDLPEFYRNVWWKDMLRAASRYNVKYSGVIIESYNHNVAAPFSSPEDSDREGLIAFGRELLKQGGELGLHGYNHQSLTMDETTARNYGYKAWSSPENMSLSIDEALRFAKASFPNYTLSTYVPPSNVLGPEGRQALKRSWPEVAVVASLYGEDASGFSYVQEFELAKDGVLEMPRITSGYMNEPYGTWFAASALTLHGYFSHFVHPDDLIDEDRNHDMKWESLYEHFSDMLKELQMTYPWLEAKTSAQAAVAVENVLTSGIQLQHNGNSIEGTVSGNGGNLSFFLRTTKKIARLSDCEVRKIDDGVYLVRASEPTFTIELKEA; encoded by the coding sequence ATGGCTCGAGAAAAAATACGGCTGAACCCGAGCATCTATATGATTATTGGCGGCATTGCCGTCATTGCGGTCGTCCTGCTGCTCACACAATCCAGCTTCTTCCAAAAATTCGGCAACCAAAATGATAACCGGGATCTGGCTCAGCGCATGCGGGCTGCCGCTTCGGCAGGCATTCCCCAGCCGGGCGGGTCTCCTTTTTGTCTGGTTTACAACGGTTCGGATGCTTTCAGCTCCAAGGTGAACGGGCAGGCATCCCGGGTGCTCGGTTATATGAAAAAACCGGTCCAAATGACCGACATCCGTAAGGCGGGTGCAGATTACCGGGGCTGCCAGGCGGTTATTATTTCCTTAGAGTCTCTGCGCCTTATCGGAGATATCAATCGGCTCGCATCCTATGTGGAGCAAGGAGGTTCGGTTCTTCTCACGATTGTGCCGGAGCCGGATGATGCCTACTACCTTCTGTCGCGCAAACTGGGTATTCTGGATACAGGCAACTGGGTGTCGAAAACTGGTATTCGGCTTTATGATAACGTAATTATCGGACAATCCGGCCTCCATATCGATGATGATTTCATAACCAATACCGTGCTGCAAGTCGAGCTGGATTCCGACAGCCATATCCATGCCGCCACTTCGGACGGAACACCGCTGCTCTGGAGCCGCCGCTATGGAAGCGGCAGCTTCACGGTGTTCAACGGGACGATGCTGCAGGAGAAAATCAACCGCGGCCTGCTGGCCGGTGCCATTTCCATGCTGCAGCCGGATTTTATCTATCCGGTGTTCAACGCCAAGGTGATGTATATCGATGATTTTCCCGCCCCTTTGCCGGCGAAGACCGAACTGGACATCTCTCCTCGTTATAAAGGAGATCTGCCCGAATTTTACCGGAATGTCTGGTGGAAGGATATGCTGCGGGCCGCGAGCCGATACAACGTCAAGTACAGCGGAGTGATCATCGAGTCCTACAATCACAATGTAGCTGCACCCTTCAGTTCGCCCGAGGATTCGGATCGCGAGGGGCTGATTGCATTTGGACGCGAACTGCTCAAGCAAGGCGGAGAACTCGGTCTGCACGGCTACAATCACCAGTCGCTTACGATGGATGAAACGACGGCAAGAAACTACGGATACAAAGCATGGTCTTCGCCGGAAAATATGTCACTGTCGATTGACGAGGCTCTCCGTTTTGCGAAAGCTTCCTTTCCGAATTACACGTTATCGACCTATGTCCCGCCCTCGAATGTATTGGGGCCGGAAGGACGACAGGCTCTTAAGCGAAGCTGGCCGGAGGTCGCCGTCGTCGCCTCGCTGTACGGCGAGGATGCCAGCGGCTTCTCTTATGTGCAGGAGTTCGAATTGGCGAAGGACGGGGTATTGGAAATGCCGAGGATTACATCCGGGTATATGAATGAGCCCTACGGGACTTGGTTCGCGGCCTCGGCGCTTACGTTGCACGGCTACTTTTCCCATTTTGTCCATCCCGACGATCTCATCGACGAGGACCGGAACCACGACATGAAATGGGAGTCGTTATATGAGCACTTTTCGGATATGCTGAAAGAGCTGCAGATGACGTATCCGTGGCTCGAAGCCAAGACTTCCGCCCAGGCAGCCGTGGCTGTAGAGAACGTATTGACGAGCGGCATTCAATTGCAGCATAACGGCAATTCCATTGAAGGGACGGTGTCCGGGAACGGGGGCAATCTGTCGTTTTTCCTGCGCACGACCAAAAAAATCGCCCGTCTCTCCGACTGCGAGGTGCGCAAAATTGATGACGGCGTCTACCTTGTACGTGCATCGGAGCCAACGTTTACCATTGAACTGAAAGAGGCTTAA
- a CDS encoding NAD-dependent epimerase/dehydratase family protein yields the protein MKILITGGYGFIGSFVAERFHKEGDQVFILDNLSSGSKSNVPFKHRGYILNVEDRNCDEIFRAHRFDVVVHLAAQVSVATSMIQPELDAKSNVLGLANMLTLARKYGIKKFIFASSAAVYGAPDEVPIREDAALNPISPYGINKMVGEIYCEKWKDLFGLDTLCFRFSNVYGPKQGNGGEGGVVSIFIERVLAQKEIHVYGDGGQTRDFIYVEDVADAIYRASYSSLSGVFNLSTCTENRVTDLIKHLQQLHGAIDVSYSQPREGDIYRSALDNRRIFQSLDWVPKYSLQEGLRKTYDWFKQNHRADHAKPGEQAKTRVDLKNRLAKLAKLAKPLLPSLENLFCFAVLLWITLKLQPVSSYSFDYSLLYILLIGLLHGSRQSMPATVLAFGLYIYRELESGRDLIALTYSSEFFFQLAVYLSAGLVVGYSIDHRTRKLRSQEEKLLEAEEKYSFLHHIFDETRLIKDELQQQILTNGHSFGKLHAVTKELETLEPEQIFTAAVGVLESIMNTDSVTIHTVNKQGNFLRLAAHSSGMTDVAKSVKVQDYPYLNELLVSHQLFVNKDLKADLPLLAAPVISAGQTVALVSVHTIEFERFTLYYQNLFKVAVDLISSALTRAHSYIEAVGTIRYVDGMQGKVLRHEVFAEIVINKQKASSRYGLDFILLTSLADGSSTDELADRIVASLRETDYMGMGRNGELLVLLSNTNKEEAQFVLERFQKQNIYMKVVEEGPEYV from the coding sequence ATGAAAATATTAATTACCGGCGGGTATGGATTTATCGGCTCTTTCGTGGCGGAACGGTTTCATAAAGAGGGGGACCAGGTATTCATCCTCGATAATTTGTCCTCCGGCAGCAAAAGCAACGTTCCATTCAAGCATCGGGGATATATATTGAACGTAGAGGATCGAAACTGCGACGAAATTTTCCGGGCCCACCGTTTTGATGTCGTCGTCCATTTAGCCGCGCAAGTAAGTGTGGCCACCTCCATGATTCAGCCGGAGCTGGATGCCAAATCCAATGTGCTCGGCCTCGCCAATATGCTCACTTTGGCCCGTAAATACGGCATAAAGAAGTTTATTTTCGCTTCATCCGCGGCGGTATACGGCGCTCCAGATGAGGTTCCCATACGTGAGGATGCAGCCCTTAATCCCATCTCCCCTTACGGAATCAACAAGATGGTTGGAGAAATCTACTGTGAAAAATGGAAGGACCTGTTCGGCCTGGACACCTTATGCTTTCGGTTCTCCAACGTCTACGGGCCAAAGCAGGGCAATGGCGGCGAAGGCGGGGTCGTATCCATCTTCATTGAGCGCGTATTGGCTCAGAAAGAAATTCACGTTTACGGCGACGGGGGGCAAACGCGGGATTTCATCTATGTGGAAGATGTAGCCGATGCGATCTACCGCGCCTCCTATTCTTCGTTGAGCGGCGTTTTCAACTTGTCCACCTGTACCGAAAACCGGGTTACCGATTTGATCAAGCATCTGCAGCAGCTTCATGGCGCGATCGACGTTTCCTACAGCCAGCCCCGTGAAGGTGATATATACCGTTCCGCGCTCGACAACCGCCGGATTTTCCAAAGTCTCGATTGGGTGCCCAAATATTCACTGCAGGAGGGCCTCCGCAAAACCTATGACTGGTTCAAGCAGAACCATAGGGCGGATCACGCGAAGCCGGGAGAACAAGCCAAGACGCGTGTTGATCTAAAGAACCGGCTTGCGAAGCTTGCAAAGCTTGCAAAGCCGCTCCTGCCTTCCTTGGAGAATTTGTTTTGTTTTGCGGTGCTTCTCTGGATCACATTGAAGCTGCAGCCTGTCTCATCCTATTCGTTTGACTATAGTTTGCTGTATATTCTGCTGATCGGCCTTCTGCACGGAAGCCGCCAATCGATGCCGGCGACGGTACTCGCCTTCGGGCTTTATATATACCGGGAACTGGAATCCGGACGGGACTTGATCGCGCTGACCTACAGCTCCGAATTTTTCTTTCAGCTTGCCGTCTATCTGTCTGCCGGACTCGTGGTCGGATATTCCATCGACCATCGTACCCGGAAGCTGCGGAGCCAAGAGGAGAAGCTGCTGGAAGCAGAGGAGAAGTACAGCTTTCTGCATCATATCTTTGATGAAACACGCCTCATCAAGGATGAGCTGCAGCAGCAAATTTTGACGAACGGCCACAGCTTCGGCAAGCTGCATGCGGTGACGAAAGAGCTCGAGACGCTGGAGCCCGAACAGATTTTTACCGCTGCAGTCGGCGTACTGGAATCCATTATGAATACGGACAGCGTCACCATCCATACGGTCAACAAGCAGGGGAACTTTCTGCGGCTGGCAGCACACTCGAGCGGCATGACTGACGTGGCGAAGTCCGTCAAAGTGCAGGATTATCCCTATCTGAACGAGCTGCTGGTCAGCCACCAGCTATTTGTCAACAAAGACCTTAAGGCCGATCTCCCGCTGCTGGCGGCACCCGTCATCAGCGCCGGGCAGACGGTTGCCCTCGTCTCTGTCCATACGATCGAGTTCGAGCGGTTCACTCTTTACTATCAAAATCTGTTCAAAGTCGCCGTCGATCTCATTTCATCCGCGTTGACGCGCGCCCATTCGTATATTGAAGCGGTCGGCACCATCCGCTACGTGGATGGGATGCAGGGCAAAGTTCTCCGGCACGAGGTGTTTGCCGAAATCGTGATAAATAAGCAGAAGGCCAGCTCGCGCTACGGCCTCGACTTTATTTTGCTGACGTCGCTTGCAGACGGTTCCAGTACCGACGAACTCGCCGACCGGATCGTTGCGTCGCTGCGCGAAACCGATTATATGGGGATGGGCCGAAACGGTGAACTGCTGGTGCTGCTCAGCAACACAAACAAGGAAGAAGCGCAATTTGTGCTGGAACGCTTCCAGAAACAGAACATTTACATGAAAGTCGTCGAAGAAGGTCCCGAGTATGTTTGA
- a CDS encoding DUF4832 domain-containing protein produces the protein MNRKFWCRTALLLLSVGILSGYSCTVPAKEEAVISSYPLETDQVLNNPYMGFVVDARDNNRASQPFRLVHANLFWRELEPQKGVYNFEELERKFRFEYWRQQGVKLVMRVVLDYPREESHMDIPDWLYEETGRQGVWYAIEYGRGFSPDYTNPLLISYHAKLIAALADRYRDDPFVAFIQLGSIGHWGEWHTMDHGPNPIAFPKRSVTDRYVIPYLQEFTGKHLLMRRPTAIAAKHGMGLFNDAFGNEETIAGGFRDWYMNGYTSWLTGEKEPAMPDFWKKSPSGGEFSERLAAFSDDRIEGTLLQAKLTHVSWMGPSAPWRAEAGGAYQENINRFLNAIGYRFAVTKAEYEQERKPGETLHVRYVMANRGAAPFYFRWPLELSLFDQNGSMAASVRSSADIRAWLPGLHRGAVYLTVPADLAPGTYGVHVAILDPETGKPGIDFAMEGRQPDGRYRLGTVMVVQ, from the coding sequence ATGAATCGAAAATTTTGGTGCCGGACAGCGCTGCTTCTTCTGTCTGTGGGTATCCTGAGCGGTTATTCGTGCACGGTGCCGGCGAAGGAGGAGGCGGTCATCAGCAGTTACCCGTTGGAAACGGATCAGGTACTGAATAACCCTTACATGGGCTTTGTCGTGGACGCCAGAGACAACAATCGGGCAAGCCAGCCGTTCCGGCTTGTGCATGCCAATCTGTTTTGGAGGGAACTGGAGCCGCAGAAGGGGGTCTACAACTTCGAGGAACTGGAGCGGAAGTTCCGGTTCGAATACTGGAGGCAGCAAGGTGTAAAGCTTGTCATGCGAGTTGTGCTGGATTATCCGCGGGAAGAAAGCCATATGGATATTCCCGACTGGCTTTATGAGGAGACCGGTCGTCAGGGCGTATGGTACGCCATCGAGTACGGACGGGGATTCAGTCCGGATTACACCAATCCGCTCCTCATTTCATATCATGCCAAGCTGATCGCCGCTCTGGCAGACCGTTATCGGGACGACCCGTTTGTCGCCTTTATCCAGCTCGGAAGCATCGGCCATTGGGGCGAATGGCATACGATGGATCACGGACCGAACCCGATCGCATTTCCAAAGAGAAGCGTTACCGACCGGTACGTCATTCCATATTTGCAGGAGTTCACCGGCAAACACCTGTTGATGCGCCGGCCGACCGCCATCGCTGCGAAGCATGGAATGGGTCTGTTCAACGACGCCTTCGGCAATGAAGAAACGATTGCCGGCGGATTCCGGGATTGGTACATGAACGGTTACACGTCCTGGCTGACCGGTGAAAAAGAACCGGCAATGCCGGATTTTTGGAAAAAGTCTCCCAGCGGAGGGGAATTTAGCGAGCGTCTGGCCGCTTTTTCGGATGACCGCATTGAAGGGACGCTGCTTCAGGCCAAGCTGACTCACGTGTCCTGGATGGGGCCTTCCGCTCCCTGGAGGGCGGAAGCCGGAGGAGCCTATCAAGAAAATATCAATCGTTTCTTGAACGCAATCGGGTACCGCTTTGCCGTGACCAAAGCCGAATATGAGCAAGAAAGGAAGCCCGGCGAGACGCTGCATGTCAGGTATGTCATGGCCAACCGGGGCGCAGCACCGTTTTATTTCCGCTGGCCGCTGGAATTGAGCCTGTTCGATCAGAACGGCAGTATGGCGGCGTCAGTCCGCAGCTCCGCCGATATTCGCGCCTGGCTGCCGGGATTGCACCGCGGGGCTGTCTATTTAACCGTTCCGGCGGATCTGGCGCCCGGCACCTATGGGGTGCATGTTGCCATTTTGGACCCCGAAACAGGGAAACCCGGCATCGATTTTGCGATGGAGGGCCGTCAGCCGGACGGCCGGTACAGGCTCGGCACCGTAATGGTTGTCCAATAA